The window CGTGCAGGTCGAGCCGGTGGCGGCACCGACGGTGTCCGCCCAGGCCGCCCCGTCGGGCCTCGCCGAGTTTGCTGCCGCCGCGGCGCAGCAGGGTTCGGTGGCCACCAAGGAGCGCCCCACCGGCGGGCTGCGCGCCAAGGGGATCGACGACCAGAGCCGTCCGCTGACCTACACCGGACCGTCCGAGGACGGCACACCGGAGGTCAAGCGGTCGGAGAACGCGCCTGCCGCCTCGACCGGGATGACCCGCAAGGAACGCCGCGAGGCCGCCCGCCAGCAGCAGAAGGCCGGCCGGCACGCCAAGCGCGGCTGACTCAGCCGATCTGCAGCGCGACCAGTCGCCAGCTGTCCCGGTGGCGTTCGATGCGACCGGCGATGGCGTGGACGCGACCGGCCCGGGTGAACGACGCGAACACCTCGGCGGCGCCCACCTCGGTGCCGGTATCTACGGAGCGCACGCGGACCTTGCGCAGCGTCGCGCTTCCGGTGCGCGGCGCCTCGGCGCAGGCGATGACGCAGTCGATCAGGAACGGCGTCATCAACGGCCGCAGCTGAGAGACGGGACGGCGCCGGTCGATCACCTCGATCACGCGGCGCAGGGACGCCTCGGCGAACACCACCGCCGACCGGGGAGGGGGTGTCTCTCTCACCGGCGTTCGCTGCGGGGGACGCAGCGGCCGCAACGACGCACGGTGCAGGGCGCTGCCCGACGGCATCGGGCACGGCCGCTCGGCGATCGGCTGCGGGACGGGCTCGTAGTCGATGACCGGCGAGGTCACCCACGCCCCGCAACCCTGAGAAGACGACGGGACGGACGGAATCGGGTATGAGGGCATGCATGATCTCCAGCGTTCGACGGGCCGCTGCTGGAGAGTCGCAGACCGCTCAATGATTGCACGCGGGTCAGACCCCCGAGCGCACCCGTTGAGGCGGCATCCGGAAACTCCCGATAACGTGACAGCGTCTGACTTTTCCACGGGGACCGAAGGGAGACAGCGCCGCACATGGTGACCAGGTTGTCGGCGTCCGACGCGTCCTTCTACCGGCTGGAGAACTCGTCCACGCCCATGTACGTGGGCTCCCTGCAGATCCTGCGCCGACCGCGCAGCGGGCTGAGCTACGAGACGCTGCTGGCCACCGTCGAGCAGCGGCTGCCCCAGATCCCGAGGTACCGCCAGAAAGTGCGGGAGGTGACACTGGGCCTCGCACGGCCGGTGTGGGTGGACGACCGCGATTTCGACATCACCTACCACATCCGTCGTTCGGCGCTGCCGTCCCCGGGCAGCGACACCCAGCTGCACGACCTCGTCGCACGCCTCGGCTCGCGGCCACTCGACAAGACCAGGCCGCTGTGGGAGATGTACCTCGTCGAGGGTCTGGCCAAGAACCGCGTCGCGATCTACACGAAGTCCCATCAGGCTCTCGTCAACGGCATGGCGGCCCTCGAGATCGGCCACGTGATCGCCGACCGGACCCAGAAGCCGCCCGAGTTCGGCGAGGACATCTGGATTCCCGGCCGTGAACCCAGCGACCGTCAGCTGTTGCTCGGCGCCGTCGGGGAGTGGATCACGCGGCCCACCCAGCAGGCGGCCGCGGTCCGGTCCGCGGTCACCGAGACCGTGTCGAGCACCGCGCAGATCGTCGACCTGGGCCGCCGCGTCGCCGACGTGGCCCGCACCGTCGCCCGTGGCACCGCCCCGAGCAGCCCGCTGAACACCACCGTGTCCCGCAACCGACGGTTCTCGGTCGCGTCCGGCAGTCTCGACGAATTCCGCGTCGTACGTGCCCGTTACGACTGCGACGTCAACGACGTCGTGCTGGCCATGGTGGCCGGAGCGTTACGGAACTGGCTGTTGTCGCGGGGCGAGCCGGTGAGGGCGACGACGACGGTGCGCGCGATGGCGCCGATGTCGGTGTATCCCGACGCCGAGATCGACTCCACCGGCCCCGGGCAGGCGATCAGCGAGGTCGCCCCGTTCCTCGTCGATCTACCTGTGGGAGAATCCAATCCGGTGGTCCGGCTCTCGCAGATCTCGCATGCCACCGAATCCCACCCGACCGCGCCCAGCCTGGTCGACGCCAGGACCATCGTGACGCTGTCAGGGTTCGCGCCGCCGACCTTGCACGCGATGGGCATTCGCGTCGCGACGAGCTTCTCGGCCCGACAGTTCAACCTCCTGATCACGAATGTGCCGGGCGCACAGAGCCAGATGTACATCGCGGGCACCAAGCTGCTGGAGACCTATTCGGTGCCCCCGCTGCTGCACAACCAGACACTGGCCATCGGCGTCACCTCCTACAACGGCATGCTGTACTTCGGCATCAACGCCGACCGCGACGCGATGAGCGACGTCGACATGCTGCCGAGTCTTCTGCGCGAAGCCCTCGACGAACTGGTGGAAGCCGCACGGTGACCGGCCCGTAGCCACATCGAGAGTTGACGCGGGCCCCTCGGCAAGGGCTGAATTGATCGGATGGCTGGCATTTCTGAACACGAGGCACGTGCTCACGCAGACACATCGGCCCGTTCCGGCACCTCGACGGAGGAACCGGCGCTGCACCCGGTGCTCGACCGTCCGCTCGACGAGGACAGGATCACCAGATCCCGCGGTATCGACTGGGTCGTGTTCGGGGTCACCGCCGTGTTCGCCGTGGGTTTCCTGGTGTGGGGGTTCCTGAGCACCGAATCGCTGGCCGACGCGTCCGGCAACGCGCTGACATGGGTGATGAACAACACCGGTTGGTTGTTCGTGCTGACCAGCACCGGGTTCGTCGTCTTCGTCCTCTATCTCGCGCTCGGTAGGTACGGCGCCATCCCGCTGGGCCGCGACGACGAGACGCCCGAGTTCAACGGGGTGTCGTGGGTGGCGATGATGTTCAGCGCGGGCATGGGCATCGGCCTGATGTTCTTCGTTGTCGCCGAACCGCTCTCGCACTTCACCACCCCGCCGCCGGGCACCGGTGCCGACGGTGATTCCGAAGCCGTGCAGAACGCCATGGCCACCACGTTGTTCCACTGGACCCTGCACCCGTGGGCAATCTACGCCGTCGTCGGTCTGGCCATCGCCTACGGCGTCTACCGCAAGGGCCGTCTCCAGCTGATCAGCTCGGCGTTCGAACCGCTGCTGGGATCACGGGCCAACGGCTCCTGGGGCAAGGTCATCGACATGCTGGCGATCTTCGCGACGCTGTTCGGATCGGCAGCCTCACTGGGCCTGGGTGCGTTGCAGATTCGCAGCGGGCTGCAGATCGTCGCGGGTATCGGCGAGACCGGCAACGCGATCCTGGTCGTGATCATCTCGGCGCTCACCGTGTGCTTCGTGCTCTCCGCCGTCTCGGGTGTCGCGCGCGGCATCCAGTGGTTGTCGAACATCAACATGGTGCTGGCCATCTCGCTGGCGTTCTTCGTGTTCGTGGTCGGCCCAACGGTTTTCATCCTCAACCTGCTGCCGACGGCGCTTGGCAGCTATTTCGCCGACCTGAACATGATGTCGGCGCGCACCGCCGCCGAGGGTTCCGACGTCAACGAGTGGCTTCAGTCGTGGACGATCTTCTACTGGGCGTGGTGGGTGTCGTGGACGCCGTTCGTCGGCATGTTCATCGCCCGAATCTCGCGGGGCCGCACCATCCGTCAGTTCGTCGGCGGCGTCCTGCTGGTTCCCAGCCTGGTCTCGCTGGTGTGGTTCGCGGTGTTCGGCGGCGCGGCGATCAACGTGCAGCAGAGCGGAACCGATCTCGCGGGCGAAGGCGGCGTCGAGGCGCAGTTGTTCTCGCTGCTCGACCAGTATCCGATCGCGACGATCGCGAGTGTGGTCGTGATGGTGCTCGTCGCGATCTTCTTCGTGTCGGGGGCCGACGCCGCGTCGGTGGTGATGGGATCGCTGTCGCAGAAGGGCACCATCCACCCGAGTCGCGGCACCGTGGTGTTCTGGGGTGTGGCCACCGGAGCGGTCGCCGCGGTGATGCTGCTGGTCGGCGGCGAGGACGCGCTCACCGGTCTGCAGACCATCACGATCATCGCGGCGCTGCCGTTCGTGCTGGTGATGATCGGCTTGGCCGTGTCGCTGGTGAAAGACCTGCGCAACGATCCGATGGTGGTGCGCCGCAAGTATGCGGTCGAGGCCGTCGAGAGTGCCGTCATCTCCGGCGTCACCCAGCACGGCGACGACTTCATCATCTCGGTGGAGAAGGATCCGCACTGTGACGGCGGGAAACCGGGTGGCTGACAAGGCGCAGCGCAAGGCCGACAAGACGGAAAAGAAGACCGGCAAGAAGTCCAACGGGAAGTCCAAGCTGCCCGGCGACGTCTACGAGGCCGAATTGTTCCGCCTCCAAACGGAACTGGTCAAGCTTCAGGAGTGGGTCCGAGCGACCGGCGCGCGGGTCGTCGTCGTCTTCGAAGGGCGCGACGCCGCGGGCAAGGGCGGTGCGATCAAACGCGTCACCGAGTACCTCAGTCCACGCGTCGCGAACATCGCCGCGTTGCCGGCGCCGACGGAACGCGAACGCGGACAATGGTATTTCCAGCGCTACATCCAGCATCTGCCCACCGGTGGCGAGATCGTGTTGTTCGACCGGTCCTGGTACAACCGCGCCGGCGTCGAGAAGGTGATGGGATTCTGCACGCCCGCCGAGCACGCGCTGTTTTTGCGGCAGGCCCCGATCTTCGAGCAGATGCTGATCGAGGACGGCATCATCCTGCGCAAGTACTGGTTCTCGGTGTCCGGCGAGGAGCAGCTGCGACGGTTCAAGTCACGCCACAGCGACCCGGTCCGGCGCTGGAAGCTCTCGCCGATGGACCTCGAGTCGGTGTACCGCTGGGAGGACTACTCCCGGGCCAAAGACGAGATGATGGCGCACACCGACACCCCGCTGAGCCCCTGGTACGTGGTGGAGTCCGACATCAAGAAGCATGCGCGGCTCAACATGATCGCGCACCTGCTCTCGACCATCGACTACTACGACGTCGAGGCGCCGAAGGTGACGCTGCCCAAGAAGGTGGTGTGCAGCGCCGACTACCAGCGTCCGCCGCGGGAGGCGTCGACCTACGTCGACGATCACGTCGCGTCGCTGATGGGTGACAGGGAGTAGCGCCGCCGGCGGCTACCCTCTGGTCGTGCGCGTATACGTCCCCGCCACTCTGGCGATGTTGCAGCGGTTGGTCGCCGACGGATCTCTGCGTCCGGTCAACGGCACCGCGTTCGCCGTCACGCCCACGTTGCGGGAGTCCTATTCCGAGGGCGACGACGAGGAACTGGCCGAGGTCGCCCGCAGGGAGGCCGCGCTCGCGTCGCTGCGCCTGCTCGGTCACGAGGACACCGGCGAGCTGCCGCCGCGGCGTGTGGTGGTCGAGACCGACATCGATGAAGCGGACGGGCTCACCCTGCGGCCCGACCTCGATGACGCCGTGGTGCGGCTGTCGGGGGAGATCGACTTGGGCCGGGTCATCGCCGCGTACGTGGACAATCAGGCTGCCGAGGCGGCGGTCCGGGCCGCGGTCGAGGTGATCGACGCCGCCGATCTGGGTAATGAAGACGCAGAGTTGACCGTCGGCGACGCACAGGATCACGACCTCGCGTGGTATGCGCCACAAGAGCTACCGTTCCTGCTTGACCTGCTCTGAGGCTGGATACGCCACCGTAAGTTACGGTACCGTAGGTAAGCGCGCCGACCGTATCGAGGTCGCGCCGCGATACGTGTAGATCCCGTCAGGAGCCGTCATGGCGAAGAGCACCATCAAGAACACCGCCAAAGTCGCCGACACCGTGCGGCCGGTGATTGCCGGAGCGAAAGAGCGGCCCCTCTGGCACGCGCTGCGGACCGTCGCCGGGCGCATCACCACGCCGCTGCTGCCCGACGACTACCTGCAGCTCGCGAACCCGCTCTGGTCCGCACGCGAGCTCCGCGGCCGCATCCTGGAGGTGCGCCGTGAGACCGTCGACTCGGCCACGCTCGTCATCAAACCCGGCTGGGGGTTCTCGTTCGACTACGAGGCCGGCCAGTACATCGGCATCGGCCTGCTCGTCGAGGGTCGCTGGCGCTGGCGCTCGTACTCGTTGACCAGCCCGCCGGCCGAGCGCCCCGCGAGAAGCGCGCGCACCATCACGATCACCGTCAAGGCGATGCCGGAAGGCTTCCTGTCGACCCACCTCGTCGGGGGTGTGGAGCCCGGCACCATCGTGAGGCTGGCCGCGCCGCAGGGCAACTTCGTGATGCCCGACCCCGCGCCGGCGTCGGTGCTGTTCCTGACCGCCGGATCGGGCATCACCCCGGTGATGTCGATGCTGCGCACGCTGGTGCGACGGGATGCGATCGGCGCCCCGGGCCACATCGTGCACGTGCACTCGGCGCCGACCGAGGCCGACATCATGTTCGCCGCCGAACTGGCCGAGCTGGCCCGGTCCCATGAGGGCTATCGGTTGGAGCTACGGGCGACCCGTACCCAGGGCAGGCTCGATGTGGGACGACTCGACGACGTGGTGCCCGACTGGCGGGACCGTCAGACGTGGGCGTGTGGACCCGAGGCGATGCTGGAGGACGCCGAGCGCACGTGGAAGTCCGCGGGCGTGGGTGAGCGGCTGCACCAGGAACGGTTCGCGGTGTCGCGGGCGCCCGTGCACGGCAGCGGCGGCACGGTGACCTTCGCGCGGTCTGACCGGACCGTGACCGTGGACGCCGCGACCTCGCTGATGGACGCCGGGGAGGACGCCGGTGTGCAGATGCCGTTCGGGTGCCGCATGGGCATCTGCCAGTCGTGTGTCGTCGGGCTGGTCGAAGGGCACGTACGCGACCTGCGCACCGGCATCGAACACGAGCCCGGAAGCCGGGTGCAGACCTGTGTGACGGCCGCGTCGGGCGACTGCGTGCTCGACGTCTAAGGTTTACTGACCAGTAACCTACGGGTACGTAGGTTACGATAGCGTAGGCACGGATTCCGAGTGAGAGGAGGCTGAACCATGGCGATCACTGACGTTCCCGAATTCGCGCATCTGACCGATGCGGACATCGAGAACCTGGGACGCGAATTAGACGCGATCCGCCAGGACATCGAGGACTCCCGAGGCGCGCAGGACGCGCGGTACATCCGTCGCACCATCGCGATCCAACGCGGGCTGGAAGTGGCCGGCCGTCTGATGCTGGCCGGCAGTGCCAAGCGTTCGTACTGGTGGGCAGGCACGGCGACATTGGGCGTGGCCAAGATCATCGAGAACATGGAGATCGGCCACAACGTCATGCACGGCCAGTGGGATTGGATGAACGATCCCGAGATCCACTCCTCGTCGTGGGAGTGGGACATGAGCGGCGCCTCCAAGCACTGGCGCTTCACTCACAACTTCATGCACCACAAGTACACCAACATTCTCGGCATGGACGACGACGTGGGCTACGGCGTCATCCGGGTCACCCGCGACCAGCGCTGGACCCCGATGAATCTGGGCAACCTGTTCTTCAACACGCTGCTCTGCGTTGCGTTCGAGTGGGGCGTCGGTCTCCAGCACTTGGAGCTCGGCAAGATCTTCAAGGGCCGCGACGACCGCAAGGCCACGATGGGCCGGGTCAAGGAGTTCGGCGTGAAGGCCGGCCAGCAGGTGGTCAAGGACTACGTCGCCTACCCGGCGATCACGTCCCTGTCCCCGCGCGCGACGTTCAAGTCGACGCTGACGGCCAACGCGGTCGCCAACGTCATCCGCAACGTCTGGGCCAACGCGGTGATCTTCTGCGGTCACTTCCCGGACGGCGCCGAGAAGTTCACCAAGACCGACATGATCGGCGAGTCGCGGGGCCAGTGGTATCTGCGGCAGATGCTCGGCAGCGCGAACTTTGAGGGTGGCCCGCTGCTGCGGTTCATGAGCGGCAACCTCAGTCAGCAGATCGAGCACCACCTGTTCCCGGACCTTCCGAGCAACCGGTACTACGAGATCTCGCTGCGCGTGCGCGAGCTGTGCGACAAGTACGACCTGCCCTACACCACCGGGAACTTCCTGGTGCAGTACGGCAAGTCCTGGCGCACCATCGCGAAACTGTCACTGCCGGACCGGTTCCTCAGCGACACCCGCGACGATGCGCCGGAGACGCGCAGCGAGCGGATGTTCGACGGGCTGGAGCCGACCGAGCGCAGCGGGCTGAAGTCCGCCATCGCCGCGGTGCGCAGCCGTCGTCGCGCCAAGCGCGCGCAGAAGGCAGCCGTGAAGGGTCAGGATCTCGCGGCCTAGAAGTACTTTGAGGCTGCGCTGAGGGTCGGTTCCGCTTTCCGACCTTCGGCGCAGCCTCAATTTCTTTCGCGATTCGGGTGTAGTTCGTCAACGTCAGACTGACCAACTACACCCGAATCGCGTGGTGTGCTGGCGCTAGCTCGGCACGTAGTCGAACGTGTCGGGATTCGGGCCGATCCGCCCGGCCTCACCCTTGTCCAGGCCTGAGACGGCGTCGAAGTCCTCCGCGCCGAGCTCGAAGTCGAACAGTGCGAAGTTGTCCTTGATCCGTTGCAGCGTCACCGATTTCGGGAAGACGATGTCGCCGCGCTGGATGTGCCACCGCAGCACCACCTGCGCCGGCGTCTTGCCGGTCGCCTCGGCGATGCGGGTGACGACCGGATCGTCGAGAACCTTGCCCTGCGCGATGGGGGACCACGCCTCGGTCGCGATGCCGTGCTCCGTGCCGTAGGCGCGCACCTCGTC is drawn from Mycolicibacterium gilvum and contains these coding sequences:
- a CDS encoding Rv3235 family protein — its product is MPSYPIPSVPSSSQGCGAWVTSPVIDYEPVPQPIAERPCPMPSGSALHRASLRPLRPPQRTPVRETPPPRSAVVFAEASLRRVIEVIDRRRPVSQLRPLMTPFLIDCVIACAEAPRTGSATLRKVRVRSVDTGTEVGAAEVFASFTRAGRVHAIAGRIERHRDSWRLVALQIG
- a CDS encoding WS/DGAT/MGAT family O-acyltransferase, with translation MVTRLSASDASFYRLENSSTPMYVGSLQILRRPRSGLSYETLLATVEQRLPQIPRYRQKVREVTLGLARPVWVDDRDFDITYHIRRSALPSPGSDTQLHDLVARLGSRPLDKTRPLWEMYLVEGLAKNRVAIYTKSHQALVNGMAALEIGHVIADRTQKPPEFGEDIWIPGREPSDRQLLLGAVGEWITRPTQQAAAVRSAVTETVSSTAQIVDLGRRVADVARTVARGTAPSSPLNTTVSRNRRFSVASGSLDEFRVVRARYDCDVNDVVLAMVAGALRNWLLSRGEPVRATTTVRAMAPMSVYPDAEIDSTGPGQAISEVAPFLVDLPVGESNPVVRLSQISHATESHPTAPSLVDARTIVTLSGFAPPTLHAMGIRVATSFSARQFNLLITNVPGAQSQMYIAGTKLLETYSVPPLLHNQTLAIGVTSYNGMLYFGINADRDAMSDVDMLPSLLREALDELVEAAR
- a CDS encoding BCCT family transporter encodes the protein MAGISEHEARAHADTSARSGTSTEEPALHPVLDRPLDEDRITRSRGIDWVVFGVTAVFAVGFLVWGFLSTESLADASGNALTWVMNNTGWLFVLTSTGFVVFVLYLALGRYGAIPLGRDDETPEFNGVSWVAMMFSAGMGIGLMFFVVAEPLSHFTTPPPGTGADGDSEAVQNAMATTLFHWTLHPWAIYAVVGLAIAYGVYRKGRLQLISSAFEPLLGSRANGSWGKVIDMLAIFATLFGSAASLGLGALQIRSGLQIVAGIGETGNAILVVIISALTVCFVLSAVSGVARGIQWLSNINMVLAISLAFFVFVVGPTVFILNLLPTALGSYFADLNMMSARTAAEGSDVNEWLQSWTIFYWAWWVSWTPFVGMFIARISRGRTIRQFVGGVLLVPSLVSLVWFAVFGGAAINVQQSGTDLAGEGGVEAQLFSLLDQYPIATIASVVVMVLVAIFFVSGADAASVVMGSLSQKGTIHPSRGTVVFWGVATGAVAAVMLLVGGEDALTGLQTITIIAALPFVLVMIGLAVSLVKDLRNDPMVVRRKYAVEAVESAVISGVTQHGDDFIISVEKDPHCDGGKPGG
- the ppk2 gene encoding polyphosphate kinase 2, encoding MTAGNRVADKAQRKADKTEKKTGKKSNGKSKLPGDVYEAELFRLQTELVKLQEWVRATGARVVVVFEGRDAAGKGGAIKRVTEYLSPRVANIAALPAPTERERGQWYFQRYIQHLPTGGEIVLFDRSWYNRAGVEKVMGFCTPAEHALFLRQAPIFEQMLIEDGIILRKYWFSVSGEEQLRRFKSRHSDPVRRWKLSPMDLESVYRWEDYSRAKDEMMAHTDTPLSPWYVVESDIKKHARLNMIAHLLSTIDYYDVEAPKVTLPKKVVCSADYQRPPREASTYVDDHVASLMGDRE
- a CDS encoding DUF6912 family protein, encoding MVVRVYVPATLAMLQRLVADGSLRPVNGTAFAVTPTLRESYSEGDDEELAEVARREAALASLRLLGHEDTGELPPRRVVVETDIDEADGLTLRPDLDDAVVRLSGEIDLGRVIAAYVDNQAAEAAVRAAVEVIDAADLGNEDAELTVGDAQDHDLAWYAPQELPFLLDLL
- a CDS encoding ferredoxin reductase, coding for MAKSTIKNTAKVADTVRPVIAGAKERPLWHALRTVAGRITTPLLPDDYLQLANPLWSARELRGRILEVRRETVDSATLVIKPGWGFSFDYEAGQYIGIGLLVEGRWRWRSYSLTSPPAERPARSARTITITVKAMPEGFLSTHLVGGVEPGTIVRLAAPQGNFVMPDPAPASVLFLTAGSGITPVMSMLRTLVRRDAIGAPGHIVHVHSAPTEADIMFAAELAELARSHEGYRLELRATRTQGRLDVGRLDDVVPDWRDRQTWACGPEAMLEDAERTWKSAGVGERLHQERFAVSRAPVHGSGGTVTFARSDRTVTVDAATSLMDAGEDAGVQMPFGCRMGICQSCVVGLVEGHVRDLRTGIEHEPGSRVQTCVTAASGDCVLDV
- a CDS encoding fatty acid desaturase family protein → MAITDVPEFAHLTDADIENLGRELDAIRQDIEDSRGAQDARYIRRTIAIQRGLEVAGRLMLAGSAKRSYWWAGTATLGVAKIIENMEIGHNVMHGQWDWMNDPEIHSSSWEWDMSGASKHWRFTHNFMHHKYTNILGMDDDVGYGVIRVTRDQRWTPMNLGNLFFNTLLCVAFEWGVGLQHLELGKIFKGRDDRKATMGRVKEFGVKAGQQVVKDYVAYPAITSLSPRATFKSTLTANAVANVIRNVWANAVIFCGHFPDGAEKFTKTDMIGESRGQWYLRQMLGSANFEGGPLLRFMSGNLSQQIEHHLFPDLPSNRYYEISLRVRELCDKYDLPYTTGNFLVQYGKSWRTIAKLSLPDRFLSDTRDDAPETRSERMFDGLEPTERSGLKSAIAAVRSRRRAKRAQKAAVKGQDLAA